In one window of Anaerolineae bacterium DNA:
- a CDS encoding tetratricopeptide repeat protein produces the protein MRHFVVVILLASLLLVAACTLTPQAAREPLSAFTARAQPLLAEQRYTEAAAVLEQAAQVHPEAPTPLLQLGRLYLIQRRWLLAEDAFNRALARDLDNTQAMAGLAEALLRQGRFTEAHRWWQQAAGLAPKQPGVFTGLGRTYLQLYNLEAAQAAFSEQQARVFDPAAAWYLAALAAPLDRPAALNYLHTIPANAPPALLAQRDYLLKTLAPFTNASPQAEVAQAGGIALAQIEQWPLAIHALNVALAQTGPSLSATDRAETLAFLGYASAQAGRPALDLFDQARQADADLALPSYFEGLYLRQQGALQAAEASFKQALQLDPQNPALYVEMASTKAAQGDLLAAELWHLAAVEVAEDDFPFQLLLLKFYAGQNYAMREAGIPLAEEMIETNSQHAGHAEIYDLLGWMQFLTETADGGEEALRQALALDPGLSSAHYHLARLLEARGQPYLARQEYQRVVDLDTGGNLRDRALKDLLRLPQAGASE, from the coding sequence ATGCGTCATTTTGTTGTGGTGATTTTATTGGCCTCCCTGCTCCTGGTCGCTGCCTGCACCTTAACGCCACAGGCAGCGCGGGAACCGCTTTCCGCTTTTACGGCCAGGGCGCAGCCCCTGCTGGCCGAGCAGCGTTACACCGAAGCCGCGGCCGTTCTGGAACAAGCCGCCCAGGTTCACCCGGAAGCTCCCACCCCTCTGCTTCAGTTGGGCCGGCTTTATTTGATCCAGCGCCGCTGGTTGCTGGCCGAAGACGCCTTTAACCGCGCCCTGGCCCGGGACCTGGACAATACCCAGGCCATGGCCGGCCTGGCCGAAGCCCTCCTCCGGCAAGGCCGTTTTACCGAGGCTCACCGTTGGTGGCAGCAGGCCGCCGGCCTGGCCCCAAAACAACCCGGCGTTTTTACCGGCCTGGGCCGGACTTATCTCCAACTATACAACCTTGAGGCGGCTCAAGCCGCTTTTTCTGAACAACAAGCCCGCGTTTTTGACCCGGCCGCAGCCTGGTATCTGGCCGCTTTGGCCGCGCCGCTTGACCGGCCGGCCGCGCTCAATTATCTACACACTATTCCCGCCAATGCCCCCCCTGCCCTGCTGGCCCAACGGGATTACCTTTTAAAAACCCTGGCCCCCTTCACCAACGCCTCGCCTCAGGCAGAGGTGGCCCAGGCCGGCGGGATCGCTTTGGCCCAAATAGAACAGTGGCCTTTAGCCATTCATGCCCTGAACGTCGCCCTGGCCCAAACCGGTCCTTCCCTTTCGGCTACAGACCGGGCTGAAACCCTGGCTTTTTTGGGGTATGCCTCGGCCCAGGCCGGGCGCCCGGCGCTGGACCTGTTTGACCAGGCTCGCCAGGCTGACGCCGATTTGGCGCTGCCGTCCTATTTTGAGGGTCTCTACCTCCGCCAGCAAGGGGCGCTGCAAGCAGCGGAGGCATCATTTAAGCAGGCTCTCCAATTAGACCCGCAAAATCCGGCCTTGTATGTGGAAATGGCCTCTACCAAAGCCGCCCAGGGCGATCTGTTGGCGGCTGAACTGTGGCACCTGGCCGCCGTTGAAGTTGCGGAAGATGATTTTCCCTTTCAACTGCTTTTACTCAAATTTTACGCCGGGCAAAATTATGCCATGCGTGAAGCGGGGATACCACTGGCCGAGGAGATGATTGAAACCAACTCCCAGCATGCCGGGCATGCCGAGATATACGACCTGTTAGGCTGGATGCAATTTTTAACCGAAACGGCAGATGGCGGAGAAGAGGCCTTGCGGCAAGCCCTGGCCCTGGACCCCGGCCTGAGCAGCGCCCATTACCACCTGGCCCGTCTCCTGGAGGCCAGGGGCCAACCTTACCTGGCCCGGCAGGAGTATCAACGGGTAGTTGACCTGGACACGGGAGGCAATTTGAGAGACCGGGCCTTGAAAGATTTGTTGCGCCTGCCCCAGGCCGGTGCTTCAGAATAA